In the genome of Massilia sp. PAMC28688, one region contains:
- a CDS encoding NADPH:quinone oxidoreductase family protein — protein sequence MKAVVCKAWGLPDTLVVEELEDLVPGAGQVAIDVMAAGVNFPDVLIIQGKYQFKPELPFTPGSEVSGVVRAVGDGVSHVNVGDKVIAFIAQGGFAQQVLAPAQAIMPMPPGMDFDTAAAITLTYGTSHHAVVDRAALKAGETMLVLGAAGGVGLAAIEIGKALGARVIAAASSEEKLAVCRAHGADATINYSTEDLREAIKAATDGKGPDVIYDPVGGIYAEPAFRSIGWRGRYLVVGFANGEIPKLPLNLTLLKGASLMGVFWGEFAKREPKANMQAMRQLLGWMAEGKVKPHISGRYALSETASALDDMAARKVTGKVVIQPQK from the coding sequence ATGAAAGCCGTAGTTTGCAAAGCGTGGGGATTGCCGGACACACTGGTGGTGGAAGAGCTGGAAGACCTGGTACCGGGCGCGGGCCAGGTGGCCATTGACGTGATGGCGGCCGGCGTCAATTTCCCTGACGTGCTCATCATCCAGGGCAAGTACCAGTTCAAGCCGGAGCTGCCATTTACACCGGGCAGCGAAGTGTCGGGCGTGGTGCGCGCCGTGGGCGACGGCGTCAGCCACGTCAATGTGGGCGACAAGGTGATTGCCTTCATTGCGCAGGGCGGCTTTGCCCAGCAGGTGCTGGCCCCGGCCCAGGCCATCATGCCCATGCCGCCGGGAATGGACTTCGATACGGCAGCGGCCATCACCCTCACCTATGGCACCTCGCACCACGCGGTGGTGGACCGTGCGGCCCTCAAGGCAGGCGAAACCATGCTGGTGCTGGGCGCGGCCGGCGGCGTGGGCCTGGCCGCCATTGAAATCGGCAAGGCGCTGGGTGCGCGCGTGATCGCGGCGGCCTCGAGCGAGGAAAAGCTGGCCGTGTGCCGCGCGCATGGGGCCGACGCCACAATCAACTATTCCACCGAGGACTTGCGCGAGGCGATCAAGGCCGCCACCGATGGCAAGGGCCCGGACGTGATATACGACCCCGTGGGCGGCATCTACGCCGAGCCGGCCTTCCGCTCGATTGGCTGGCGCGGCCGCTACCTCGTGGTGGGCTTTGCCAATGGCGAGATTCCCAAGCTGCCGCTCAACCTCACGCTGCTCAAGGGCGCCTCGCTGATGGGCGTGTTCTGGGGCGAGTTTGCCAAGCGTGAACCGAAGGCCAACATGCAAGCCATGCGCCAGCTGCTGGGCTGGATGGCCGAAGGCAAGGTCAAGCCGCACATCTCGGGCCGCTATGCGTTGTCCGAGACCGCCAGCGCGCTTGATGACATGGCAGCGCGCAAGGTGACGGGCAAGGTGGTGATCCAGCCCCAGAAATAG
- a CDS encoding toll/interleukin-1 receptor domain-containing protein, whose translation MAIRYGCFFSYAHGRHELMNKFKTAMSEAISCYLEPHLDNEDELFIDTEQLGGGDDIDRRIARAMCESVAMILIYTPKYEAHGYTRREYEAMRMLEQERGQWYPMPSQLIIPVIMTMHPARLPPQITSSFYVDFSHFTMATTDLKANPEFLPGIQRIVERIVLHYQCQKKFTPVGHDCNQFVLPDVPPEWRDLPDLAFPKK comes from the coding sequence ATGGCAATCCGTTACGGCTGTTTCTTCAGTTATGCGCATGGCCGCCACGAACTCATGAACAAGTTCAAGACGGCCATGTCGGAGGCCATCAGCTGCTACCTGGAGCCGCACCTCGACAACGAAGACGAATTATTCATCGACACCGAACAGCTCGGCGGTGGCGACGACATCGATCGCCGCATTGCCCGTGCCATGTGTGAAAGCGTGGCCATGATCCTCATCTACACGCCCAAGTACGAGGCGCACGGCTACACCCGGCGCGAGTACGAGGCCATGCGCATGCTCGAGCAGGAACGCGGCCAGTGGTATCCCATGCCCAGCCAGCTGATCATTCCAGTGATCATGACCATGCACCCGGCCCGGCTGCCGCCGCAAATCACATCGAGTTTCTACGTGGATTTTTCGCATTTCACCATGGCGACGACTGACCTCAAGGCCAATCCCGAATTCCTGCCGGGCATCCAGAGGATTGTCGAACGCATCGTGCTGCACTACCAGTGCCAGAAAAAATTCACGCCGGTGGGTCATGACTGCAACCAATTCGTGCTCCCCGATGTCCCACCTGAATGGCGCGATCTGCCCGATCTTGCCTTCCCCAAAAAATAA
- the surE gene encoding 5'/3'-nucleotidase SurE, with protein MRILISNDDGYLAPGLAALVDAMASIADIVVVAPDSNRSGASNSLTLDRPLSIYQAANGFYFVNGTPSDCVHVALTGMLDFRPDLVVSGINNGQNMGDDTLYSGTVAAATEAYLFGIPAIAFSQVHHGWEHVDSAARLARDIVLRRFDALPSPYLLNVNIPNLPYEALGKWIPTRLGRRHQAEPVIRAKDPRGRDIYWIGPPGGCFDGAEGTDFHATANGHVSITPLQVDLTHKTQLELLARGLA; from the coding sequence ATGAGAATTCTTATCAGTAATGACGACGGCTATCTCGCGCCGGGACTGGCGGCGCTGGTCGATGCCATGGCCTCGATCGCCGATATTGTCGTCGTCGCGCCTGACAGCAACCGCTCGGGTGCGTCCAATTCCCTGACGCTGGACCGCCCCCTGTCGATTTACCAGGCGGCCAACGGATTCTATTTTGTCAACGGCACCCCCAGCGACTGTGTGCACGTGGCCCTGACCGGCATGCTCGACTTCCGACCCGACCTGGTCGTGTCCGGCATTAACAATGGCCAGAACATGGGCGACGACACCCTGTATTCCGGCACCGTGGCTGCCGCCACCGAGGCTTATCTGTTCGGCATCCCGGCAATCGCCTTTTCGCAAGTGCATCATGGCTGGGAGCATGTCGACAGTGCCGCGCGCCTGGCGCGCGATATCGTGCTGCGCCGCTTTGACGCGCTGCCGTCGCCCTATCTGCTCAACGTCAACATTCCCAATTTGCCGTATGAAGCGCTGGGGAAATGGATCCCGACCCGGCTGGGCCGCCGTCACCAGGCCGAACCCGTCATCCGTGCCAAGGACCCGCGCGGGCGCGATATTTACTGGATCGGCCCGCCGGGCGGCTGCTTCGATGGCGCCGAAGGCACCGATTTCCATGCCACCGCAAATGGACATGTATCGATCACCCCCTTGCAGGTGGACCTGACCCACAAGACCCAGCTTGAACTGCTGGCCCGGGGCCTGGCATGA
- a CDS encoding tetratricopeptide repeat protein, translating to MEIKRLSLPPINAPGQVTSFYAYESGVARSVALSNTAVVLAGRNNGTSPVLMIDWDTEAPGLHHHFGRGGQHDGLVEYFQACRDYLATLGRTSAAPEDTALARQVLEAVDWEPYVERVDESRPLYLMRAGRFDDTYGERAAQMDWDGLFQACPALFRQFGEHLARRFRHVLIDARSGRSAVASICTTLLPARLVAVFTPNQRSVEGVCGVIERAVEYRCSHEHAQQPLLVYPLPSSIDSADCERRALWRRGDAWRNIAGYQSVFEALMRKSYSLASVSLDSYFDEVQLQQTAAIAGGDHLALAPRRDSDRFSLARTVDALLEWLEEGRFPWQSLTEVRLTGAIAAARALDHRASDNAVAVPLARHLHELGCLQRDQRCFAQAIACFEESLSMRQHVLGDEHGDTRASRAELAAMLRDSGKLAEAGFLHELLYEDCYRLLGADHPDTLAARAALAATLSALGEHERALALHEQVVSSAERLYGSNSAATFDSLAGRARALAAGGEPGRARMVYERVLEGRERLLGSEHTATLDCASELALVLYHMGEHHHARKLQQDVVAARERHCGHDHPLTLQARAQLAQTLAGQRDIASARDVLQALSAGRERALGNEHPDTLSSQLQLAAALGESGQHDAARLLQQQVVALQEKMHGSHDSLTLESKKALAATLSHQGHSVDARRLEDAVLDGAARLDGYPAMASGPHDSHAAAAGLRQAIEQQRDHLGQAETLSQKLQQLQQLIDNRSEREARELADSLRKFVLKPGASHPLRLQGVELIKQVYLRDNDKDALLSFTQDQVSALQEALKEAANGRPMSTL from the coding sequence ATGGAAATCAAACGACTGTCGCTTCCGCCCATTAATGCGCCGGGCCAGGTGACAAGCTTTTACGCTTACGAAAGCGGTGTGGCGCGCAGTGTTGCGCTGTCCAATACCGCCGTCGTGCTGGCGGGGCGCAACAACGGCACCAGTCCGGTGCTCATGATCGACTGGGACACCGAGGCGCCGGGCCTGCATCACCACTTCGGCCGCGGCGGGCAGCACGATGGGCTGGTGGAATATTTCCAGGCCTGCCGCGACTATCTGGCCACGCTGGGCCGCACCTCGGCCGCGCCGGAAGACACGGCCCTGGCACGCCAGGTGCTCGAGGCCGTGGACTGGGAACCGTACGTGGAGCGGGTGGACGAGAGCCGTCCCCTGTATCTCATGCGCGCGGGCCGCTTTGACGACACCTATGGCGAACGGGCTGCCCAGATGGACTGGGACGGCCTGTTCCAGGCCTGTCCGGCCCTGTTCCGCCAGTTTGGCGAGCACCTGGCGCGGCGCTTCCGCCATGTCCTGATCGATGCGCGCAGCGGCCGCTCGGCCGTGGCCAGCATCTGCACCACCTTGCTGCCGGCCAGGCTGGTGGCCGTGTTCACGCCCAACCAGCGCAGCGTGGAAGGGGTGTGCGGCGTGATCGAGCGCGCCGTCGAGTACCGCTGCAGCCACGAACATGCGCAGCAGCCCTTGCTGGTGTACCCCTTGCCCTCATCGATTGACAGTGCCGACTGCGAGCGGCGCGCCCTGTGGCGCCGTGGCGACGCCTGGCGCAACATCGCGGGCTACCAGAGCGTGTTCGAAGCACTCATGCGCAAGAGTTACAGCCTGGCCAGCGTATCGCTGGACAGTTATTTTGACGAAGTGCAGCTGCAGCAGACCGCTGCCATCGCCGGTGGCGACCATCTCGCACTCGCCCCGCGCCGCGACAGCGACCGCTTTTCGCTGGCGCGCACCGTGGACGCCCTGCTTGAGTGGCTCGAAGAAGGCAGGTTCCCTTGGCAGTCACTGACCGAAGTACGCCTGACGGGCGCCATTGCCGCCGCGCGCGCGCTGGACCATCGCGCCAGCGACAATGCCGTGGCCGTGCCGCTGGCCCGCCACCTGCACGAACTGGGCTGCCTGCAGCGCGACCAGCGCTGCTTTGCCCAGGCAATTGCCTGCTTTGAAGAGAGCTTGTCCATGCGCCAGCACGTGCTCGGCGACGAACACGGCGACACCCGTGCCAGCCGGGCCGAGCTGGCCGCCATGCTGCGCGACAGCGGCAAGCTGGCCGAGGCAGGATTTCTCCACGAATTGCTGTACGAAGACTGCTACCGCCTGCTTGGCGCCGACCACCCCGACACGCTGGCCGCGCGTGCTGCACTGGCAGCGACCTTGTCGGCACTGGGCGAACACGAGCGCGCGCTGGCCCTGCATGAGCAGGTCGTCAGCAGTGCCGAACGCCTGTATGGCAGCAACAGCGCCGCCACCTTCGACAGCCTGGCGGGACGGGCCCGGGCCCTGGCCGCCGGCGGCGAGCCGGGCCGCGCGCGCATGGTCTACGAACGCGTGCTGGAAGGGCGCGAGCGCCTGCTTGGCAGCGAACACACGGCCACCCTCGATTGCGCCAGCGAGCTGGCGCTGGTGCTGTACCACATGGGCGAACATCACCATGCCCGCAAGCTGCAGCAGGATGTGGTGGCCGCGCGCGAGCGCCATTGCGGCCACGACCACCCCCTTACGCTGCAGGCGCGGGCGCAGCTGGCACAGACCCTGGCCGGGCAGCGCGACATCGCCAGCGCGCGCGATGTGCTGCAGGCGCTGTCGGCGGGGCGCGAGCGGGCGCTGGGCAACGAGCACCCCGATACCCTGTCGAGCCAGCTGCAACTGGCCGCAGCCCTGGGCGAGAGCGGCCAGCATGATGCGGCCCGCCTGCTGCAGCAACAGGTGGTGGCCCTGCAGGAAAAAATGCATGGCAGCCATGACTCTTTGACACTGGAGAGCAAGAAGGCGCTGGCAGCGACCTTGTCGCACCAGGGCCACAGCGTCGATGCGCGGCGCCTGGAAGACGCGGTGCTCGACGGCGCGGCCCGGCTCGACGGCTATCCGGCCATGGCATCGGGTCCCCATGATTCCCACGCGGCGGCGGCCGGCCTGCGCCAGGCCATCGAGCAGCAGCGCGACCACCTGGGCCAGGCGGAAACGCTCAGCCAGAAGCTGCAGCAATTGCAACAGCTGATCGATAACCGCAGCGAACGCGAAGCGCGCGAACTGGCCGACAGCCTGCGCAAGTTCGTGCTCAAGCCGGGCGCTTCGCATCCCTTGCGGCTGCAAGGCGTTGAGCTGATCAAGCAAGTGTATCTGCGGGACAACGACAAGGATGCCTTGCTGTCTTTCACGCAAGACCAGGTATCCGCCCTGCAGGAAGCACTCAAGGAAGCGGCCAACGGACGCCCCATGAGCACCTTGTGA